The Melitaea cinxia chromosome Z, ilMelCinx1.1, whole genome shotgun sequence genomic interval gtatatttaaaatttatgatttttgaaataaacataTTGTAAACACTCCGATATACCTAAGTTGAATCTAAGATATTTTGtaacgttttaaaattttcataataaaaatattttgttacataaacCATTGAGCTATACGTAAGGGACAAGGAAGACGTACTGATTATACtgattaaatatattgaatGTTTAGAATgacgtaattttaaagatcacCGTCTTCGCTGCTACTTTTAATCGGGTCAATATTTTAGAGGAGCTATTGAGTTTTATCGGTAGAATATGGTTCAATGTTCTATGTAGGATCTAGAGTTACCGTGGATGGGGACGTTGGGATTGCGCGATGAAGCACAAGACGCGTGCAAGTACACAACTAACGTTATTAGACTAGATCGCTTAGTCGCGACTTCAAAGTAACTATTAGTTGCACACATACACGcactaaattataaatacattgatTATCCCAAAGGAAAATCATATAATACGTCGATACACTTACGAAAGTCTAAAACGTCGGAATAAGTAAATACGAAGAGATCGGACGATTAacatttagtataaataattatttctatgaCTATCGGGGCACGTAAATTGAATATTGAAAAGCAagttatgtacattttttacatcgaaactaaaaaaaaatatatatataaatgagagtATTAAAGAGATTCAAATTTTCGCcagcataataaaaaaagtaagaatAACTGAATGACCTATAATTAATCAACAAAAATACGATACGTAACGAAATTATTCTAAAATGACTAAACGAAAAGAAAAATTGACTAGAATTGAACTAATTATGTCTAACATTACAACCGGTTACACCTCACTGCACCCAAGCCGCCGGGACCCAGAGCGGCTCGGATTGAACCCGCCACGCCATTTTAAGAAGCTGCGTCAGCGCGGTAGCCAGATCTTGGTTCACTATCTCCTCATCAAACATGTAGCCATACAGGAAATTTATACGATTCGACGACCTTATTATATCAGCAAATTCCTCTTCctgtaaaaatcatttatttagcGAAAATCAATacttatatgaatatattttttacaaatttacaattaattctAACCGTAAAAGCTCTAGAGCAGTCCTTGTCAAACGTCGAGCGAGCGTTGGCTGCGGTTCTGGTTTCGATGAGCGTCTCAAGCGGTGgtggttttataaatacaatgtaGGGCCGCAGTCTCGGAGTTCGTAACATTTTTAAGGCTTGCCAGTGAGGACTCAGAACACAAACGCgtccttaaataaaatttcaaattgtataGAAACAAAAGATACTAAATATACCCAATAACGTAAGAACATTTCTAATTAGTTctagaataaaaataagtaagctGAACCCACATAGGAATGCAATATTATGCCTCTATAGAAAGTGTctgtaacaaacaaatatatctatgcatctatacaaataaataaaattggagtgtttgtttgcaATATTAGAATAACcagtttttacttaattaatatgtatgtacacggtacatataccacattaacatttttatctgtctgtctgtttgttacggctaatctctgaggtggctggaccgattttgacggaactttcaccggcaaatagctgatgtaataaggagtaacttagaataattttattttgtaactgcgaactcaaaaa includes:
- the LOC123668681 gene encoding MAGUK p55 subfamily member 7-like, with the protein product MEQDISEGKFIEHGEYKGNLYGTSAESVETIVNSGRVCVLSPHWQALKMLRTPRLRPYIVFIKPPPLETLIETRTAANARSTFDKDCSRAFTEEEFADIIRSSNRINFLYGYMFDEEIVNQDLATALTQLLKMAWRVQSEPLWVPAAWVQ